In the Flavisolibacter tropicus genome, one interval contains:
- a CDS encoding tetratricopeptide repeat-containing sensor histidine kinase: protein MSSLNRKVCLLLFLLHTAATSWLCAQSRQTEAEVDTLNALFNQTYTVDLSKAEQQVSKALDLSIQSGYAWGEANSRSNYCAYYLKKDDFTKAIESGLAAIKIYDKEEKYKNTFEYGNTFIRLSKSFYMVNDDSRTKAYCYQAIAIAERINDQHLLALGYEHLGNIYSIALQVDSALYYYNRAKKDFIKTNYISGLANLATNTGAMYSDKGDHQEAIKYFKEALTVYQNNNLNAALTTGHYNMGFTYHLLKSYDKALQHTDSAEYYAKAFKRANSLLKAYMLKAQIYGAMGNVDSSGSYYEKTIALKDSIQNDNYKKELASLQTQSDVYKKETENQLLIKDKRIAVLYRNLAIAGIAGLVIILGFLLLNQRLRIQRRVKNRLEEEVALRTQEIFRQKETIFHTNLRLKLALNGAKFDSQFVFNALNTLQKVVLQQRPQDVQEHLARLAQLMQYVLEKSPLNQVTLAEAIKMLEYFLELEQLRLDNRFTYNINIQADTQLPIPALLIQPYVEDVIINSIEPSQENGLYLNIKLAIAGDTLTITIEDNGVKRGKDKSLKQHMQGFKVGQERLDLLTQLTHKNHLVIIEDLPAGAGSHTGTKVTLQIPMENQPIEAKLELKDEEEV from the coding sequence ATGAGTTCGTTAAATCGAAAAGTCTGTTTACTACTTTTTCTTTTGCATACCGCTGCAACATCCTGGTTATGTGCGCAGAGCAGGCAAACAGAAGCCGAGGTTGATACATTAAATGCCTTATTCAACCAGACCTATACGGTAGACCTGAGTAAAGCAGAACAACAGGTTAGTAAAGCATTAGATCTATCCATTCAATCGGGCTATGCATGGGGAGAAGCCAATTCCCGCTCTAATTATTGTGCCTACTATCTAAAAAAAGATGACTTCACTAAAGCAATAGAATCAGGCCTAGCCGCTATAAAGATCTACGACAAAGAGGAGAAATATAAAAACACCTTTGAGTATGGCAATACTTTTATAAGACTGTCCAAGTCTTTTTACATGGTAAATGATGACAGTCGCACAAAAGCTTATTGCTACCAGGCTATTGCAATAGCAGAGCGAATCAACGATCAACACTTACTGGCCTTAGGGTATGAGCATTTAGGCAATATTTACTCCATTGCCCTGCAAGTAGACAGTGCCTTATATTATTATAACAGGGCAAAAAAAGACTTCATTAAAACCAACTACATTTCTGGGCTTGCCAACCTGGCCACCAACACAGGCGCTATGTATTCGGACAAGGGAGATCACCAGGAAGCCATTAAATACTTTAAAGAAGCGCTTACTGTTTATCAAAACAACAATCTGAATGCGGCTTTAACAACGGGCCATTACAATATGGGCTTTACCTATCATTTACTCAAATCTTACGATAAAGCCTTACAACATACAGACAGTGCGGAATATTATGCCAAGGCGTTTAAAAGAGCTAACAGCTTACTTAAAGCTTATATGCTTAAAGCACAGATCTATGGGGCTATGGGTAACGTAGATAGCAGTGGCAGCTATTATGAAAAAACCATTGCGCTTAAAGATTCCATTCAGAATGACAACTATAAAAAGGAACTAGCCAGCTTACAAACCCAATCGGACGTTTATAAAAAAGAAACCGAAAACCAGCTATTAATCAAGGACAAACGGATAGCTGTATTATATCGTAACCTGGCCATTGCAGGGATTGCTGGACTTGTCATTATTCTTGGATTCTTATTACTCAACCAACGCCTTCGTATACAGCGCCGTGTTAAAAACAGACTGGAAGAGGAAGTAGCCCTGCGAACTCAAGAGATCTTCCGACAAAAAGAAACCATCTTCCATACTAACCTCCGTTTAAAACTGGCACTTAATGGCGCCAAGTTTGACTCGCAGTTTGTATTCAATGCCCTTAACACATTACAAAAGGTGGTACTTCAGCAAAGGCCACAAGACGTACAAGAGCATTTAGCACGTCTTGCACAACTTATGCAGTATGTGTTAGAGAAATCGCCATTAAACCAGGTAACATTAGCTGAAGCAATAAAAATGCTAGAGTATTTTCTAGAATTAGAACAACTACGATTAGATAACCGGTTTACGTATAACATAAACATACAAGCGGATACACAACTTCCTATCCCCGCCTTATTAATACAGCCCTATGTAGAAGATGTTATCATAAACAGTATAGAACCATCGCAAGAAAATGGCCTCTATTTAAATATAAAACTAGCGATTGCGGGAGATACGCTGACCATTACTATTGAAGACAATGGCGTAAAAAGAGGAAAAGACAAATCGCTTAAGCAGCATATGCAAGGCTTTAAAGTGGGCCAAGAGCGACTAGACCTTCTTACCCAATTGACACATAAGAACCATTTGGTTATTATAGAAGACCTGCCAGCAGGCGCAGGAAGCCACACCGGCACCAAAGTGACATTACAAATACCAATGGAAAATCAGCCTATTGAAGCAAAGCTGGAATTAAAAGACGAAGAAGAAGTTTAA